Proteins found in one Gadus macrocephalus chromosome 23, ASM3116895v1 genomic segment:
- the LOC132452562 gene encoding agouti-signaling protein-like, which translates to MKFSIFLCLLLLQLKCLNARLLTKSDGKFIRGRLTGPGKSAHNSDFFIQGKQRPLFARRMYERQRVYEMRPRVRPAYPKGPPPKVAKLPDAPRCTEVSEGCLPNSRCCDPCASCQCRFFNTICFCRKTNSMCRKKA; encoded by the exons ATGAAGTTCTCgatatttttgtgtttgttgcttCTCCAGCTGAAATGCTTAAATGCTAGACTTTTAACAAAAAGTGACGGCAAATTTATCCGCGGCAGATTAACGGGCCCCGGTAAATCTGCTCATAACTCAG ATTTCTTCATCCAAGGCAAACAGAGGCCACTGTTTGCACGAAGAATGTACGAGCGGCAAAGAGTCTATGAGATG CGGCCCAGGGTGCGCCCGGCATACCCCAAAGGGCCGCCTCCTAAAGTGGCTAAGCTCCCCGATGCTCCAAGGTGCACCGAGGTTTCCGAAGGCTGCCTACCCAATTCCCGCTGCTGTGACCCGTGCGCAAGCTGCCAGTGTCGATTCTTTAACACCATCTGCTTCTGCCGCAAGACCAACTCGATGTGCAGAAAGAAGGCATAG